The Mastacembelus armatus chromosome 13, fMasArm1.2, whole genome shotgun sequence DNA segment GAATTATAAGCATTTGTCAGCTCTGACAACTATAAGAAGATTGGGACTAACATGACCCAAAGTACGGACGAACTGAAAAAAGCACCACGCCAAGTTCAAGGTGAGGAACTGGATGAAGCTTGGGTCAGAGGGGTTTAGTGATTAGACATTTAGCATGCATGATGAAACAACACCTTATTATTAGCATAATTGCTTACTCAACATGTAGGATGACATGGGCTTTGGTTTGAAATTTATATTACAGTCATGGTAAATTATAAAAACTGACACAAATGATTCAGACATATATTGTACTATACTTATTTATATGCAGATTTTAACAATCTTACTTGCAGCCATTATGGGCTGTCCTTTTATTTACCACTACACTTACCTGTAAGTTAGTCATCAAAATGATGCACAGCACTGCAATATACTATAGTGGTGTCAGAAATTTTATAGCATATTGGTGTAGCGCTGATGGTAGCAAACATTGTGAGCATTGTTTAACGGTGATTTCTCACCCTATAATTTCACTTAACTAACTCATGTGTTGGAAAATCACTttgaatacatttgttttttcctcatAGTGCAGCTCCTTGTTCTGTAGCTTCATAGCAATGTTTAagttttatatttcagtcaCTGACTATATCAGAAAAGGTTCTCACTACAACTACCACCGAAGGAGTGTGATAACATACATTATGAATATGTGCAAGGGTTTTGAAAAAGCAGCATCAAAGAACAGGGGCAAATGAGAGTTCTAACATCCTGGCTATGACCcttactaaaataaaatacttggaaagcagtttttttaaaactgtatgtaaaatatttccTTCGAAAAGCACAGGAACCTATCATATCTTACTTGGAgacagaataaatgaaaaccaaatTTTCTTCATGCAGGAATCACTATATCACACACACTTCTGCAACAGAAGATTCttttacagtaattttattcaatttttagTTCTgctattttctctttcattcaaacattatttttatttctgtcttttcagtcaTGGCGGCAATAGCtgatcatatttattttctttcctctgtttttcagCAAAAAACTAAAGTGCAAAATGTGTGTCAATTTCTGTGCAGTGAATGCTATTCTTCTTGAAAAGAGCTATTAGGGTGTGGATTAttagagagaggaggaaaggaatgGCCATAGGTTCAATTACCTCTAAAATGACATTAGACATTATTTGTAAGAAAATGCCACCAAACTGTCCAATGAGGACAGACTTTCTTTAGTCTGCGAGCGAAGGAGCAGAAGTGCAAAAAGCGAGGTGGCAAAACAACAGTGTCAACAGTGGTCAGCTTATCATGCTGTTACATGACTGTGTATCACCCACTTGCCGAGTATTGAGCCAGAGAAATGTGGCTCAGCGATCAACCACCCGCTCCATTGATTAACAGCATTTTCTCATTCCTGGCCAAGAAATTGGCTTCCCCCAACATCTGTCGTTTGTTTGAGGAGAAACAAGGACCAGTGCCATGTGTTCATGTGCTTACACTACGTTCACTCTGAGGAGAGGATACACTTCCAGCTGAGCCACTCTGCATTTAAAACTAGCAGCCAAATGCTTCTCATATGGAGAGGGGCTCTAAAAAATCCCTTCTCAGTTTGAAGGCAAGTATCTCACTGTTTACCTGCTGGGCCTGATCTTGCTATTGGCTCAATATTTTGGCCCCAGTTGcaaccccacccccaccacccaCCCTCCACCACtctccttacacacacacatgcccataCTGTACACTTATTTTGGATCCCAGTGGGTGTGTGTTGAAATGTCCTGACTCAGagatttaaaatgtcatttaaaatccATTGAATGCTGTtaaagcttgttttatttttttcagcgTTAGACTACAAGGTCAGTTTGCACCAACAGCTGAGAAACGATCAATAGGAGATTTGAATTTAAAGAGCTGTGCACCCAGGGGTGGTCAGTCACCAGTGCATGGTGTTACCACAGGGAGGCTAAGCCTAGGGGCTCAACAGAGACCTATATCCTTCCACCAGaccctccacccccaccttcCATTCCACCTCCCCGAGCTTGGTTAACTCTCAAGACCATGATTAATTCAGGGTAGATTACAGTCTGGAGGCAGGGGAGAAAGCTAGGACTGCATAGGGTCCCAGCAGCGCATTAGGGAGATAAAGGTTCCTTTGGATTCAAGCTTGGATTCATCGTTTCCCTACAAGTATTAATaaattttttcatatttcacacaaaAGATCACACTTCAGtctttgattattattatggcTATGTTTGCCTAAATAAGTTAGAAGTCGCATAAATCCTCAGACCACACTGAGAACAGTAAACTGCAGGGATTAATAATGCAGGAGTGGGCTAATAGAAGTAGGACAGCCATGGAGAGGGCATTTTCATGACTGTCTTTCGAGGGTGCACCACTTCCTGCTTATGATTTGTTGACAAGCTCATAAAACTGAATGGAACGCAGAATATGATGCCAGAGTAAGAACATTATTTGTGATTTTGCTCCCCCTTTGCATCAGCCACATCAAGCTAGTCCACTAAATGTGTCCATGATTAGGGCAAACATGAAAGCTTTAGAAAAGTTCTGCTGTTGTTACACCCTTCTTCTATTTGTCTGTGAAGTGCTGTTCAAGTCAGATCAGAGGGATGATCGGATTCCAGTGCAATGCTGCTGCAGTAAGAAAGAGAAAACTCTTTGATAGTTTAAGATTACCTACGAAAATCATCCTGCAAATCATACTTCTATAGCATGTTTCTTTAAATCTGCTAAAAACTGTTCATTCTGACTCCttaatttctttgtctttctatgACGTTCTCTTGTTTCATTCTCATTCAAtattcaaaaacactgaaacatttaCCTGTCACCATGTCTCCAAAGGCCAATTATTTCAGACTGCAAGTGAAAATTAGGTATGTAgacaaaatatattcattataAAATTGTGACACTGACCTGATAAATACCTTACAGCGGACCTCTTGACTTACAGCTGCACTGACACTGGCTGATACAAAATACACTGTAATGTAAGGAGATACTACTGCAAGATAGCTGCTCCAAAGAATATATGTTAAAAATTCAAGTATGTTTTCTAGTTTtattagaaacacatttttgtcaaCATGTTCTATTTATACAGTGAATGGTCTAATATGCACTGGAGGTCACATAAGCTTAGGTTTATTGGAACAATATAAGACATAACATGAAGGCTTGATATTCAAAGAGATGTGGCAGCTACGAGCCGCATATTTGACCATCAATTTTTAATAGTTTGGATTTTTCTCCTTTgaagacacaaaaataaaacctaagTATGTCATATTAACAATTTTATGAATGTATTGTCAGCAGACTAAAAAATTAAGAAGTCAATTACTCCCTTTAAcacttacattttgttttaacacattCTGCAGATGATGGTGCAAAGCACTTTAACAGTATTTGtgctatttttttaatttggcaaATGtctatgtttttattctttttttaagcttttttgtAAACAACATCTTGTACAAACTAGCACAGTGAACCACAACCccagcaaatgtgttttttttatctttatacaatataaatgaaatCAATACAAAAGTTTGGTTGGTTGCTTGGAACATTTTTATGTGGATCAAGAGGTTCTAAAACATGGTTTTCGAGACTTCTGGACTCCTGAATTAAATAGGTTACGTAAACAGTTGACTGTTATAAGTCCCATTTAGAACCTCAGCAAAAGATTTTTAGAAGGTAGActtcatttcaacatttcaagttcatttccattttaaataaagGGTTTGCAATCTGTAGAGCTTTTTACTGTTTGCCTTTATAAGGCGGCCTTCTTCAGATTTGGTGGAAATcataaaatcaagaaaaaaaaaaaggactagTCCAGATGGAGGAAAATGTGTCATTTCCTCATATTGTCAAAAGGTTTAAGTGTCAATATGGCAGAGCCTTGACAGGCAAAGAGGTCTGAAGAGATTCTGAATGAATCTAGTGCCTCGAACATGGTCCAAATGTCGATTAGCTTTCCAACGGCATTAGGTCAGCACACAACCAACCCTCGGCCCCTTTATCTTTCTGTAAAGCTTTTCAAGTCTTTGACATTACCTAATGATGTTATCATGTTCGGGACATTAATAGGAAATTTCGAAAGGGTTGTGTTCTACCCTGCCAGTGAGTTTTAGGGAGTTTGGTCATTATGCTGGGCCAATGGACAGGAGTCAGGAGGGGTGACGGGGTGCACCAGGTGCCCAGAGACAGTGAGGGGAATGGAAGGCAATTCAGCAGTCTTGCCCagaatttttcttttctttctttttttcttttttttttgtaagtcCAGTTTTGGATGCAGTGTGCTAGGGGATGTGTGAAGGTTGAGTAAGCAAAAGAAGTAACTGAAACACCCAAACACgacagtgaaaacagtgtttttgagcATACTTGTTATGCCCCCCAAAAAGATTGGAAATcatatgagaaaataaataaataaataatgagaaCGCCAAAAAACCAAAAGAACGATGATTCAATGGTGCTGCCCTAACCCTGTCAATATCCATGTCCCTGTTCTCGACCCCAGCCCCCAACAACATAAAACCTCACTACGCTCTGTTACAGAATCTCTCACCAGTAAAGTCCGCGATCTCAAAAAAGCTACCACACAGTACCCTCGTTCATTTCCGAAGTTGGGTGAGACAGGTGGTTGTTGTATCCGCTGCCATTCAATGACAGTGAGGTAAAGGGTGGACTAGGGCCAAACACCTCAGAGGAGATGCTGTGCAAGGGCCCTGGGATTCCTGGCTCTGGGCTGGGAGAGTCCCCCGGGTGGTGGGACATGATATCAGAGAAGCGCTGCACCTCGCTGGAGGGATGATGGCCTGGCAGCGGGTGGTCCATACCTCCCAAGGGAGTGCCCGTGGGGCCTGAGGAGGGCACGAAGGGAAGATCAACTGGAGTCTGGGCCTGCGATGATGGAGGCCCCTGAGGAAAGAAGTCATAGTTTCCTCCAGGGCCATAGTACTCACTTTGATAATCTACAGATccaagagaagaaggaaaagaaaaaatctgtGTTAGCTCTGAGAACAATGGCTGTACAGAAAAAAATTCCAGAGATGTTGAGGAATTCATTGAATATACATAGCTTGATTTGTattagagagggagagaaatccTTGCTGTGCTACATTAGTCACAGAACATGTTACACTTAAATCAAAACTGCAATTGGGTGGGGAGAACAACGTGGccacaaaattaattaaaatagaGGCCATTTCATCAGTGATTCCACCTACTGagaccaattttttttttcaattcagcAGAATATTATTAGACTTTTTGCTTCAGCAGAAAGGACAAAGACCTGAGCACAAATGAAATTCTTTGAAATTATCAGGTGTTTCAAAGCATTTGCCTGCTATCAAATCACTCAGATGCAAACTTAACTAACTGCTCACTGATCTTGAGAAGACTGTAGAGGAGGTGACTCAAATTGAATATCACttgaatatgcttttttttttttaaaaaaaaactgaatattaaaacatctgtatttCATATAGATGCTATTTGTAACTTGAACTAAGTGAATGTGCCTTCTGTGTGAATAGATCACAGAAAGCTTAAAGTGTTCAGGAATAACATGGGATCAGCATCAGTCTCTTCACATGGCTGTGCCTTTATTCATTTAACAAAACCTGaataaaattgttctttttttcttattcaacACCTtaagatataaataaatacagagatGACGAATTCTTTCATTACAACATGAAATGGCTGAAAACGTAGAGAACAAATAAGCTAATACAAGAAATAAGGAGAAAGATAGAAATAAGGAGATATCCAaataggattaaaaaaaaaaatataggcCTGTGTCAAACATGTCTGTCTTACACTGGGAGCGTTTAAACAGATACATAGAAGGTGAGTATTATACCAAACGCCATTTTAACGAGAATAAAAGATTGTTTTATGAAGGGTAAACACTTTGAAGGTCGTTAATTTTCCTGGATAAAAAGAAACAAGTTGTAAACATACCTCCATAGTAGGAGAAGGGCCCGTTTGGGATGAGCTCCCCGGGCTCCAGCCTGTCCACCAGCGTCCTCATCCGCCTTGGGCTCCGGAAAAACGCGTGCCTCCGGGCGCCCAGCGCGCTCAGCTGCTTCATGCGCCTCTCTTTGGAACGTCGATTCTGGAACCAGacctggacacacagacacacggaTCACCATGTGCTACTCAGCAAACATGCAGTAGGCCACTGACGCCATTTTGATTGCACGTCAGTATTCTTTGCGGGAGACTGGCCAAGGGAGAAATGGGGATGATGGAGAACGGAGATGAGGGCTGGTTTGTTTATCTATTTATTCCTACACGTCTCCCACCTTAAATTCACaccaaacagacaaaaaaaaaaaaaaaaaacgttgcTATTTTTGTGAATATGCAAATAACCCCCACTGTGAAAATTTCCCCAGTTCAAAAGAAAGTGTAATTAGGTGATATATTTACCTTGGCGCCTGCACCGATCCGGCTTCTTATTAAAGTAAATAACCGCGCTCTGTGTGTTTTGCGGCGTGCGTGATGAGCCGGTGCGTTAAATCCGCAAGGCTCTGCGGTGTAAAGGACTGCACCCAATTATCTTTACAGGAGGGAGAGTAACATCTAACCTCCCTAATGATCTTTTAACCCTCCATTTACTCCGACTGAAGGCTACAGCAGCGGGAGCTTAAAATCTCCAATTAATACTTAACAGGAGGGTTGTTACCAATATATTACCGGGCTCTTGGAGGTTATCATTTCTTAATCTATAGGCCGGCGTCCTTTAATTACgcttttcccttttccctcaTGCTCATACATATTAGATATCCCTCCTTCGGCACTCTCACTTTATGGCTATTAATCTGCTATGTTAAACGTTTTTGTACGTTTGATCTGCCCCGCAGTCTTAGTCACATTaggaaagaaaacatcacaACCATGAAAACCTgttagtaaaataaaataaaaatatatacagaaaaACTATTGTTTCCAATCAACtatatttctgctttgtctGGGAAAAGCCTGCTAGAATTCCGGTTatgtaataatattttttcttctttaatttaTAATGACACTGGCCTACACTTTGTAGCGCAATATAAAATAGGCTAATGCTTTAACAGTTTCTGAAAATaaccaaagacagaaaaagaagtcTTCATGCAAGCTCAAACTCATtcataataatactaataatactactgctactgctactgctgctactactactaattCTAACAATAATAAGATTGCTGCTGTCGTGTGTTGCTTCTTGTTTAACTTAATGCGGCCCTGCTGTAATTCAGAGGTCTGAGGAAACAAACTGAAGACCCTTGAAAcagatttctgtcttttccactTGGCTGGAAATGCTCACAGCATGGCTAAATGCGGTCGCAAAACGTGATGGCAGCACTGTGCCAAGACTCCCAGCGCTCCCAGCACCCTGGCGCCAGTTGGCGACTTTGCCCCGTTCTGCGCGCCAAGAATCAAAAATACCCATATAAATTACCCTTTTCCAAATCAACCTCGTCCGTCGGCCAATATTTGGCTTAATGAATTCAATGTGACCGCACAGATTGAAGGAAAGAGGCCTGCTTAAAAGAGGGGAGAAGGGGGAGAAGGGAGGTGAGCGGGGGAGCTGATGCTGGGGGAGGTGGGGCCTGTCTGATGGGATGAGGCCTTGCTCGGTCATGGCAGTCTGGCAGCTTGGCAGGGAGATTTTTCCATAAAATATAAGCTGTTACATCACACCTTTTAATGGGTGCGTAACACCCTATAAAGTAGAAAAGGCGCTAGCCCACCTCCTCAACCAGTGGGTGTCCCTTGAATTCTATTTCCATAACATTTCAGACCATGTCAGACAAAGTCGAGATCCTTCTTTGATGATTTTGCTGTTGCACTGTGTATAAATTACTGAAGATGGTGAAACGTGTATGTATAGTAATGATTTGTGGTGGGGCCCACATGGATCCTAGTTTGAGAGATATAGGAGCTACAGTGTGTATTCGTTTGGTTGTCGTTTAATTGGAATTAAAAGTAAACCCAGTCTGGGTGGAAAATATAGATGCTCCTTTACCTGAATGACCCTCATGTTGAGGCCGGTCTCTTGAGCCAGCTGCTCCCTGATGTGTCTGGTGGGTTTGGGGGTCGCAGCGAACGCCGCCTTCAGCGTCTCCAGCTGCTTGGCTTTGATGGTGGTTCGCGGGCCGCGCCGCTTCCCTCCGAGGTTCTGGTCGTCATTCTCGTTATTAACCGTTTCTTTGTCGGACAGGGTGGCTATCTCCGTGTCCTTTAGGACTACGTCGTCCTGTAGCTGGTCTTGACAGTCCGGCGATAAACTTGGGTCGCTGCATGCCGTGACTGCAGTAATGACATATGAAAAGTAGAATAACCAGTGTGAGTGTACAAACCATCGGAGTTATGACAGAGTTAATACACCCTGTTCAGAATTATCACTGTCAGCAGTCATGTCGTGGACAGTTAAAGGTGGATGAACTATGACCTGATGCAAACTTTAattatgaatatgtaaatatatg contains these protein-coding regions:
- the lhx1a gene encoding LIM/homeobox protein Lhx1, whose translation is MVHCAGCERPILDRFLLNVLDRAWHVKCVQCCECKCNLTEKCFSREGRLYCKNDFFRRFGTKCGGCSQGISPNDLVRRARSKVFHLNCFTCMMCNKQLSTGEELYIIDENKFVCKDDYLNNTSVKDTNLLSVTACSDPSLSPDCQDQLQDDVVLKDTEIATLSDKETVNNENDDQNLGGKRRGPRTTIKAKQLETLKAAFAATPKPTRHIREQLAQETGLNMRVIQVWFQNRRSKERRMKQLSALGARRHAFFRSPRRMRTLVDRLEPGELIPNGPFSYYGDYQSEYYGPGGNYDFFPQGPPSSQAQTPVDLPFVPSSGPTGTPLGGMDHPLPGHHPSSEVQRFSDIMSHHPGDSPSPEPGIPGPLHSISSEVFGPSPPFTSLSLNGSGYNNHLSHPTSEMNEGTVW